A genomic segment from Myxococcota bacterium encodes:
- a CDS encoding cytochrome-c peroxidase, whose product MHRSLASVAPSFASLAAAALFAACGAQEPASSAASQPAAAPSAPAPAPAPEPAAPSPAEALAKRANAVFGVLPAVAESANNVDSDARVELGRALYYDKRLSKNHDVACNSCHQLDRFGVDGEPTSPGHQGQRGDRNSPTSLNAALHIAQFWDGRAADVEAQAKGPVLNPVEMAMPSAEAVESTLRSIPGYAPMFEAAFPEEDQPVTFDNMALAIAAFERRLVTPGAFDAFLRGDAGALDAQQQRGLATFMDTGCITCHNGPTIGGKSFQKLGLVHPYETADLGREKLTGNASDRHVFKVPGLRNIAETGPYFHDGSIATLDEAIRLMAHHQLGKELDDAQVADIAAFLRALTGDVDADLVAMPELPESGPSTPAPDPS is encoded by the coding sequence ATGCATCGTTCGCTCGCGTCCGTCGCGCCGTCGTTCGCATCCCTCGCCGCCGCCGCGCTCTTCGCCGCGTGCGGTGCGCAGGAGCCCGCGTCGTCGGCCGCTTCCCAGCCCGCTGCGGCGCCGAGTGCGCCGGCGCCCGCACCCGCTCCGGAGCCCGCGGCGCCGTCGCCGGCGGAGGCGCTCGCGAAGCGCGCGAACGCGGTGTTCGGCGTCCTCCCCGCGGTCGCCGAGAGCGCGAACAACGTCGACAGCGATGCGCGCGTCGAGCTCGGGCGCGCGCTCTACTACGACAAGCGCCTGTCGAAGAACCACGACGTCGCCTGCAACAGCTGCCACCAGCTCGATCGCTTCGGCGTCGACGGCGAGCCGACGTCGCCCGGCCACCAGGGCCAGCGCGGCGATCGCAACTCGCCGACGTCGCTCAACGCCGCGCTCCACATCGCGCAGTTCTGGGACGGGCGCGCGGCCGACGTCGAGGCGCAGGCCAAGGGGCCCGTGCTCAACCCGGTCGAGATGGCGATGCCGAGCGCCGAGGCCGTCGAGTCGACGCTGCGCTCGATCCCGGGCTACGCGCCGATGTTCGAGGCGGCCTTCCCCGAGGAGGACCAGCCCGTCACGTTCGACAACATGGCGCTCGCGATCGCGGCCTTCGAACGGCGGCTCGTGACGCCGGGCGCGTTCGACGCCTTCTTGCGCGGCGACGCCGGCGCGCTCGACGCGCAGCAGCAGCGCGGCCTCGCGACGTTCATGGACACGGGCTGCATCACCTGCCACAACGGGCCGACGATCGGCGGCAAGAGCTTCCAGAAGCTCGGCCTCGTGCATCCGTACGAGACCGCGGACCTCGGGCGCGAGAAGCTCACGGGCAACGCGTCCGACCGGCACGTCTTCAAGGTGCCGGGCCTTCGCAACATCGCGGAGACGGGCCCGTACTTCCACGACGGCAGCATCGCGACGCTCGACGAGGCGATCCGTCTGATGGCGCACCACCAGCTCGGCAAGGAGCTCGACGACGCGCAGGTCGCCGACATCGCGGCGTTCCTGCGCGCGCTGACGGGCGACGTCGACGCCGATCTCGTCGCGATGCCCGAGCTCCCGGAGAGCGGGCCGAGCACGCCGGCGCCCGACCCCTCGTAG
- a CDS encoding protein-methionine-sulfoxide reductase heme-binding subunit MsrQ yields MRAAALALGVLPLGVLVARAFAGDGLGANPVEEIEHATGIWALRFLLASLAVTPARRFLGLAWLAPERRTFGLLAYGWACAHFATYLAFDLGFAPSLLAEELAERPYVAVGFAAFAALTPLAATSTRAAMRRLGRRWPRLHRLAYAAAALAALHFLWVAKADLREPALYAAAVAALLASRALPARLLANARR; encoded by the coding sequence GTGCGCGCCGCCGCGCTCGCGCTCGGCGTGCTCCCGCTCGGCGTGCTCGTCGCGCGCGCGTTCGCGGGCGACGGGCTCGGGGCGAACCCCGTCGAGGAGATCGAGCACGCGACGGGGATCTGGGCGCTGCGGTTCCTGCTCGCGTCGCTCGCCGTCACGCCCGCGCGGCGATTCCTCGGGCTCGCGTGGCTCGCGCCGGAGCGGCGGACGTTCGGCCTGCTCGCCTACGGCTGGGCCTGCGCGCACTTCGCGACCTATCTCGCCTTCGACCTCGGGTTCGCGCCGTCGCTGCTCGCCGAGGAGCTCGCCGAGCGTCCGTACGTCGCCGTCGGCTTCGCCGCCTTCGCGGCGCTGACGCCGCTCGCCGCGACGTCGACGCGCGCCGCCATGCGGCGCCTCGGACGCCGCTGGCCGCGCCTGCACCGGCTCGCCTACGCGGCCGCCGCGCTCGCCGCGCTCCACTTCCTCTGGGTCGCGAAGGCCGACCTGCGCGAGCCCGCGCTGTACGCCGCCGCCGTCGCCGCGCTGCTCGCGAGCCGCGCGCTCCCGGCGCGCCTCCTCGCGAACGCGCGACGCTAG
- the msrP gene encoding protein-methionine-sulfoxide reductase catalytic subunit MsrP: protein MRRTDIPKIPAREVTDRAVWLRRRELLRAAAAGGALLGAGALGCSDDSGRAQAAPDVAAAPAREKLDGVVPAPPRFRVDDEPTAYDDATSYNNFYELGTDKGDPKRNGASLRTEPWSIVVEGEVARPGRVGLEDLLRPHALEERIYRLRCVEAWSMVIPWVGIPLGDVLARFAPTSKAKYVAFETLLDPEQLPGQRRAILDWPYREGLRIDEATHPLAILAVGMYGEVLLPQNGAPIRLVVPWKYGFKSIKSIVRIRLQEEQPRTTWSDSAPREYGFYANVNPAVSHPRWSQARERRIGELFKRPTLMFNGYAEQVGGLYADMDLRRNY from the coding sequence GTGCGAAGGACGGACATCCCGAAGATCCCCGCCCGCGAAGTCACCGACCGCGCCGTGTGGCTGCGACGGCGCGAGCTGCTGCGCGCCGCGGCGGCGGGCGGCGCGCTCCTCGGCGCCGGCGCGCTCGGCTGCTCCGACGACTCCGGCCGCGCGCAGGCCGCGCCCGACGTCGCCGCGGCACCGGCCCGCGAGAAGCTCGACGGCGTCGTTCCCGCCCCGCCCCGGTTCCGCGTCGACGACGAGCCGACCGCGTACGACGACGCGACCAGCTACAACAACTTCTACGAGCTCGGGACGGACAAGGGCGACCCGAAGCGCAACGGCGCGTCGCTCCGCACCGAGCCGTGGTCGATCGTGGTCGAGGGCGAGGTCGCTCGGCCGGGGCGCGTCGGGCTCGAGGACCTGCTGCGTCCGCACGCGCTCGAGGAGCGCATCTACCGCCTGCGCTGCGTCGAGGCGTGGTCGATGGTGATCCCCTGGGTCGGCATCCCGCTCGGCGACGTCCTCGCGCGCTTCGCGCCGACGTCGAAGGCGAAGTACGTCGCGTTCGAGACGCTGCTCGATCCCGAGCAGCTGCCCGGACAGCGCCGCGCGATCCTCGACTGGCCCTACCGCGAGGGCCTCCGCATCGACGAGGCGACGCACCCGCTCGCGATCCTCGCGGTCGGGATGTACGGCGAGGTGCTGCTGCCGCAGAACGGCGCGCCGATCCGGCTCGTCGTCCCGTGGAAGTACGGCTTCAAGAGCATCAAGTCGATCGTGCGCATCCGCCTGCAGGAGGAGCAGCCGCGCACGACGTGGAGCGACAGCGCACCGCGCGAGTACGGCTTCTACGCGAACGTGAACCCGGCGGTGTCGCACCCGCGCTGGAGCCAGGCGCGCGAGCGGCGCATCGGCGAGCTCTTCAAGCGCCCGACGCTGATGTTCAACGGGTACGCGGAGCAGGTGGGCGGGCTCTACGCCGACATGGATCTGCGGCGGAACTACTGA
- a CDS encoding HD domain-containing phosphohydrolase — MTDGRGLQSLFRQDLDRALVTSYLVGAVLPVLVLAVAYLLAAPAASSAEGLDAARIAGLAAGTALLSLSGFFAMRRLARRAVAQRDADNARLARLLATARTLATSEHTEEIAAATADSALALCGADAAFVLERDAKRGDEFALVGSAGASAGAIYGELEHELADLAAGALEQRTAAHMSFDRATTDGRLARGTAVVVPVRAESARIAVAVVRVGESAALFDGAALDALDTLCGIGGVATDNADLRYTQRNFFAHVTDLLVTALDAHVDRRDGHAPHVAELAHRVGRELGFDDEALRRLHFAALLHDVGMLKIARDHQRDPAWFRKHSLYGARMLSRIRVWREAAPIVLAHHEHFDGSGYPNGLVADAIPIESRVILVVDAFDAMTRDDTHRRARPVPEALQELRDGMGGQFDPAVVRAFLDLAQRGEIDLAAR; from the coding sequence ATGACGGACGGCCGCGGTCTGCAGTCGCTCTTCCGCCAGGATCTCGATCGCGCGCTCGTCACCAGCTACCTCGTCGGGGCGGTGCTCCCCGTGCTCGTCCTCGCCGTGGCCTATCTGCTCGCCGCTCCGGCGGCGTCGAGCGCCGAGGGCCTCGATGCGGCGCGGATCGCGGGCCTCGCGGCCGGAACGGCGCTCCTCTCGCTGTCGGGCTTCTTCGCGATGCGGCGTCTCGCGCGCCGCGCCGTCGCGCAGCGCGACGCCGACAACGCGCGGCTCGCACGGCTGCTCGCGACCGCGCGCACGCTCGCGACGAGCGAGCACACGGAGGAGATCGCGGCCGCGACCGCCGACAGCGCGCTCGCGCTGTGCGGGGCCGACGCGGCCTTCGTGCTCGAGCGCGACGCGAAGCGCGGCGACGAGTTCGCGCTCGTCGGAAGTGCGGGCGCGAGCGCGGGCGCGATCTACGGCGAGCTCGAGCACGAGCTCGCCGACCTCGCCGCGGGCGCGCTCGAGCAGCGCACGGCCGCGCACATGAGCTTCGATCGCGCGACGACCGACGGGCGGCTCGCGCGCGGAACGGCCGTCGTCGTTCCCGTGCGCGCCGAGTCGGCGCGGATCGCCGTCGCGGTCGTTCGCGTCGGCGAGAGCGCCGCGCTCTTCGACGGCGCCGCGCTCGATGCGCTCGACACGCTGTGCGGCATCGGCGGCGTGGCGACCGACAACGCCGACCTGCGCTACACGCAGCGCAACTTCTTCGCCCACGTCACCGACCTGCTCGTGACGGCGCTCGACGCGCACGTCGACCGCCGCGACGGCCATGCGCCGCACGTGGCGGAGCTGGCGCACCGCGTCGGGCGCGAGCTCGGCTTCGACGACGAGGCGCTCCGCCGCCTCCACTTCGCCGCGCTCCTCCACGACGTCGGCATGCTCAAGATCGCGCGCGATCACCAGCGCGACCCGGCCTGGTTCCGCAAGCACTCGCTCTACGGGGCCCGGATGCTGAGCCGCATCCGCGTGTGGCGCGAAGCGGCGCCGATCGTGCTCGCACACCACGAGCACTTCGACGGCTCGGGCTATCCCAATGGGCTCGTCGCCGACGCGATCCCGATCGAGTCGCGCGTGATCCTCGTGGTCGACGCGTTCGACGCCATGACGCGCGACGACACGCACCGCCGCGCGCGCCCCGTCCCCGAGGCGCTCCAGGAGCTGCGCGACGGCATGGGCGGTCAGTTCGACCCTGCCGTCGTGCGCGCGTTCCTGGACCTCGCGCAGCGCGGCGAGATCGACCTCGCCGCGCGCTGA
- a CDS encoding PEP-CTERM sorting domain-containing protein yields the protein MSPAEALRERNRRRWRRRRVRRIAAILLLFPLLVAAGLLGGNAVEVFGDDGAAGGASPPRSAVAERRAVANAAGAAGTVDGARHRVPITVPVPAPYALEGPNAIRTVRVDAEPRYRGYEPRSHVSPEVRREIARLDALRRERTERLAAFERAGVAARELNVIDAVFRPSALLPFAIDRDDDRWEIERLYVELAPSATALGGVLPSVPEPGTGALVSIGLALVAMRDRGRRRARHPRAVPSRVR from the coding sequence GTGAGCCCGGCCGAGGCGCTGCGCGAACGCAACCGCAGGCGCTGGCGACGCCGGCGCGTCCGGCGCATCGCCGCGATCCTCCTGCTCTTCCCGCTGCTCGTCGCGGCCGGGCTGCTCGGTGGCAACGCGGTCGAGGTCTTCGGCGACGACGGAGCGGCCGGTGGCGCGTCGCCGCCGCGCAGCGCGGTGGCGGAGCGGCGCGCGGTCGCGAACGCGGCGGGCGCGGCGGGCACCGTCGACGGCGCGCGGCACCGCGTGCCGATCACCGTGCCCGTCCCCGCGCCCTATGCGCTCGAGGGGCCGAACGCCATCCGCACCGTGCGCGTCGACGCCGAGCCCCGCTACCGCGGCTACGAGCCGCGATCCCACGTGTCGCCCGAGGTGCGGCGAGAGATCGCGCGCCTCGATGCGCTCCGTCGCGAGCGCACCGAACGCCTGGCGGCGTTCGAGCGCGCGGGCGTCGCCGCTCGCGAGCTCAACGTGATCGACGCCGTCTTCCGGCCCTCTGCGCTGCTCCCGTTCGCGATCGATCGCGACGACGATCGCTGGGAGATCGAGCGCCTCTACGTCGAGCTCGCCCCGAGCGCGACGGCTCTCGGCGGCGTGCTGCCCTCGGTGCCCGAGCCCGGCACGGGCGCGCTCGTCTCGATCGGGCTCGCCCTCGTCGCGATGCGCGACCGCGGCCGCCGCCGCGCGCGCCACCCCCGCGCCGTTCCCTCGCGCGTTCGTTAG
- a CDS encoding AlkA N-terminal domain-containing protein produces the protein MPFDRETCLRAWRARDARFDGRFFVGVRSTGIFCRPVCPARPRPENCLFFPTAAAAFEAGLRPCLRCRPEAAPGSPAWCGTSSTVRRALRLIEEGALDRGNVGGLATRLGIGERHLRRLFLEHVGASPLAVAQARRLLFAKRLIDGTRLSMTDVAHASGYASVRRFNEAVRRAYGVAPSELRARVRRAGEPRAEGSPFALRLGFRAPYDWPFVLGYLAARATPGVERVAGGCYARSFALGDAVGVVDVACDDPAGQLVATVRLRTAATARAPSLLDLAERVRRLFDLAADPASIAERLRRDALLRRALRRHPGLRVPGAWSGFELAVRAILGQQVTVKGATTLAGRLARALGEPIEGGVAPPPRAPRAADVDEADLAAARVDRLFPRPEAVAAADVAAIGIPAARADAIRRLADAVANGALALDGTAAPERTLEALRAIPGVGDWTAQYVAMRALAEPDAFPASDLGLRRALAPPGARRLPTAREVEQRSTAWRPYRAYAAVALWQLAGDAARDAT, from the coding sequence ATGCCCTTCGACCGCGAGACGTGCCTTCGCGCGTGGCGCGCGCGCGATGCGCGCTTCGACGGCCGCTTCTTCGTCGGCGTCCGATCGACGGGCATCTTCTGCCGGCCCGTCTGCCCCGCGCGTCCGCGTCCCGAGAACTGCCTCTTCTTCCCGACCGCGGCCGCGGCGTTCGAGGCCGGGCTCCGACCGTGCCTGCGCTGTCGCCCGGAGGCGGCGCCCGGCAGCCCCGCGTGGTGCGGGACGTCGTCGACCGTGCGCCGCGCGCTGCGGCTGATCGAGGAAGGGGCGCTCGACCGGGGAAACGTCGGCGGGCTCGCGACGCGGCTCGGCATCGGCGAGCGGCACCTGCGGCGCCTGTTCCTCGAGCACGTCGGCGCCTCGCCGCTCGCGGTCGCGCAGGCGCGGCGCCTGCTCTTCGCGAAGCGCCTGATCGACGGCACGCGGCTCTCGATGACCGACGTCGCGCACGCCTCGGGCTATGCGAGCGTGCGGCGCTTCAACGAGGCGGTGCGGCGCGCGTACGGCGTCGCGCCGAGCGAGCTGCGCGCGCGCGTGCGCCGCGCCGGCGAGCCGCGCGCCGAAGGCTCGCCGTTCGCACTCCGCCTCGGCTTCCGCGCCCCGTACGACTGGCCGTTCGTGCTCGGCTACCTGGCCGCGCGCGCGACCCCCGGAGTCGAGCGCGTCGCCGGCGGATGCTATGCGCGGAGCTTCGCGCTCGGCGACGCGGTCGGCGTCGTCGACGTCGCGTGCGACGACCCGGCCGGCCAGCTCGTCGCGACCGTCCGGCTGCGGACCGCGGCGACGGCGCGCGCGCCCTCGCTGCTCGACCTCGCGGAGCGCGTCCGAAGGCTCTTCGATCTCGCCGCGGATCCTGCCTCGATCGCCGAGCGGCTCCGGCGCGACGCGCTCCTGCGGCGCGCGCTGCGCCGGCACCCCGGCCTGCGGGTGCCGGGCGCGTGGAGCGGGTTCGAGCTCGCGGTGCGCGCGATCCTCGGCCAGCAGGTGACCGTGAAGGGCGCGACGACGCTCGCCGGGCGACTCGCGCGCGCGCTCGGCGAGCCGATCGAAGGGGGCGTCGCGCCGCCTCCTCGCGCACCCCGCGCCGCGGACGTCGACGAGGCCGACCTCGCCGCTGCGCGCGTCGACCGGCTCTTCCCGCGTCCCGAGGCGGTGGCCGCGGCCGACGTCGCGGCGATCGGGATCCCGGCGGCGCGCGCGGACGCGATCCGCCGGCTCGCGGACGCGGTCGCGAACGGCGCGCTCGCACTCGACGGCACGGCGGCGCCCGAGCGCACGCTCGAGGCGCTGCGCGCGATCCCGGGCGTCGGCGACTGGACGGCGCAGTACGTCGCGATGCGCGCGCTCGCCGAGCCCGACGCGTTCCCCGCGTCGGATCTCGGTCTGCGCCGCGCGCTCGCGCCTCCCGGCGCGAGGCGCCTCCCGACCGCGCGCGAGGTCGAGCAGCGGTCGACCGCGTGGCGGCCGTATCGCGCCTACGCCGCGGTCGCGCTCTGGCAGCTCGCGGGCGACGCGGCGCGAGACGCCACCTAG
- a CDS encoding protein kinase: MLRGVGTALLLAVLGFVSPAFAEDAASGAPPAPEPIAVAAGNASPELAGAHEGFAEWVRDQLGASGVPVRSGLEVRRALPPRDAEHPAQNRSTKALLEALGRVGAERALLVDLRLRDGTAEAVFRLHDVDSAALLGARRATGPVTEIAQASGAALAQVATLVGAETTPSSSVPAVPISDLAAMTRSLAAFDRGRAADAWRELGDAASAPARRLRERIEAAVQHPKAPLHEKARILAATGDAAAVWDQIEGEARAQVSGAKPARVDTLVAAGEVASALGDADSARTFFETATRLDASDADAQRGIAKVLEQAGDTANAVRALERAVEAEPDDIDAKLELARLTPDAGERAAVLLDAGDRASARLDVDAAQLYYESAVEADANVEGVAAERAAGAHSIVGDHLAARAALERSIEVDGATSPRLRALAKAHRVAGEVEAAYQRYNEALGLDDSDSVTLRELGELYADAQRSDSALPYIENAAALSPDDPRAARALAKLLHQRGDAKRSLEYFDRAVELGGAEPEDLREMAAVQRELGQPEAARLTLEGAVDLDPVDAAIRTDLATTYELTGDAKAASEQRAVALALEQDWLDGIDAKSEVAVRNEADLDASRPISERFAALVHSFGRPRERVALLGVAEERDAMGEARQWLWPFVADVDAIEAELLDAIGASHGVVATPRIEDYLVPLAEDALEFDSPASLRAGAIADLNIGLATDAVFVARIARRERGTRDMTVCGTTDFYEVEVRLLEGSDEAEAAALSNVACIPDGVAAYASLNLRALAIYALFVALVVYPFARGWGRVVVRVKLPPKTKALFSISLSKTPRKLKEVTEPANGSARYRIEKSLKSLNRYERPLDPDKPTVFNMIPARRRAFYVTLRGPLLDHATDELVGNFLESQQVVVTRGRTTEVEFDLAPNEAAIQVSVFDGKERAKQAIVTVAGRRNLTRYLKEESAFLYLGEGEHTIVVSDRNRVAERTITVVSFDPQTIEVDLSREHEVYFTGCPPAAMHYLEGDYAAAADALERAGQEGIAHEIRARWLTRTGRVAEATRELEAAGQHDEAARLRAAHAPDEAGSGELYEQAGDFAMAAQQYERAGDRAAAARAYEAAYDYENAMECYRELGEIEKVIELLEKTSDYLEAGRVAYDAGQLDRAVYDFQQCDKRHLNYTEVCRLLARVLIDKGELDVAAAKIEEAIALGGEDSCPIDLHQRYAEMLEELGRVDEALAAWEAVRRRDLTRPEANTRIEALRKEKGRIETAAATQLATAAAPAAAPAVAPTVAESRYEVIQELGRGGMGVVFKARDKHLGRVVALKQLTENLKDHPTAVQFFEREARSAAALNHPNIVTIYDAGQENGTYFISMEFMEGTPLDAILKKHGAIKPAIVARLATQIAAGLDYAHRNKIIHRDIKTANLFFTKDKIVKIMDFGLAKMVEEVRRGATVIGGTPYYMAPEQATGENVDHRADLYAFGVTLFQLLTGAVPFAKGDVTYHHRHTAPPDPRGLVADIPDAFAETILALMAKDPADRIQTAAEVGRVFQAWIESGAKG, encoded by the coding sequence GTGCTTCGAGGTGTCGGAACGGCGCTCCTGCTCGCCGTGCTCGGATTCGTCTCGCCCGCGTTCGCAGAGGACGCCGCCTCCGGAGCGCCGCCCGCTCCCGAGCCGATCGCCGTCGCGGCGGGCAATGCGTCGCCCGAGCTCGCGGGCGCGCACGAGGGCTTCGCGGAGTGGGTGCGCGACCAGCTCGGCGCGTCGGGCGTTCCGGTCCGATCGGGACTCGAGGTGCGCCGCGCGCTGCCGCCGCGCGATGCGGAACACCCCGCCCAGAACCGGTCGACGAAGGCGTTGCTCGAGGCGCTCGGTCGCGTCGGCGCGGAGCGCGCACTGCTCGTCGACCTGCGGCTGCGCGACGGGACGGCCGAGGCCGTCTTCCGCCTCCACGACGTCGACTCGGCCGCGCTTCTCGGCGCGCGCCGCGCGACGGGTCCCGTCACCGAGATCGCGCAGGCGAGTGGCGCGGCGCTCGCGCAGGTCGCGACGCTGGTCGGGGCCGAGACCACTCCGTCGTCGTCGGTGCCGGCGGTGCCGATCTCCGACCTCGCGGCCATGACGCGGTCGCTCGCCGCGTTCGACCGCGGCCGCGCCGCAGATGCGTGGCGGGAGCTCGGCGATGCGGCGTCCGCGCCCGCGCGCCGTCTGCGCGAGCGCATCGAGGCGGCGGTCCAGCACCCGAAGGCGCCGCTGCACGAGAAGGCGCGCATCCTCGCGGCGACGGGCGACGCCGCGGCGGTGTGGGACCAGATCGAGGGCGAGGCGCGCGCGCAGGTGAGCGGCGCGAAGCCCGCGCGCGTCGACACGCTCGTCGCGGCGGGCGAGGTCGCCTCTGCGCTCGGCGACGCCGACAGCGCGCGCACGTTCTTCGAGACGGCGACGCGTCTCGACGCGTCCGACGCGGACGCGCAGCGCGGCATCGCGAAGGTGCTCGAGCAGGCCGGCGACACGGCGAACGCCGTGCGCGCGCTCGAACGCGCCGTCGAGGCGGAGCCCGACGACATCGACGCGAAGCTCGAGCTCGCGCGCCTCACGCCCGACGCCGGCGAGCGGGCCGCCGTCCTGCTCGACGCGGGCGATCGCGCGTCGGCGCGACTCGACGTCGACGCGGCGCAGCTCTACTACGAGAGCGCGGTCGAGGCCGACGCGAACGTGGAGGGCGTCGCGGCCGAGCGCGCCGCCGGTGCGCACTCGATCGTCGGCGACCACCTCGCCGCGCGCGCCGCGCTCGAGCGCTCGATCGAGGTCGACGGCGCGACGTCGCCGCGGCTGCGTGCGCTCGCGAAGGCGCACCGCGTGGCCGGCGAGGTCGAGGCCGCCTATCAACGCTACAACGAGGCGCTCGGGCTCGACGACAGCGACTCGGTGACGCTGCGCGAGCTCGGCGAGCTCTACGCCGACGCGCAGCGGAGCGACTCCGCGCTGCCGTACATCGAGAACGCGGCCGCGCTCTCGCCCGACGACCCGCGCGCGGCGCGCGCGCTCGCGAAGCTGCTCCACCAGCGCGGCGACGCGAAGCGGTCGCTCGAGTACTTCGATCGCGCCGTCGAGCTGGGGGGCGCCGAGCCGGAGGACCTGCGCGAGATGGCGGCCGTGCAGCGCGAGCTCGGCCAGCCCGAAGCGGCCCGACTCACGCTCGAGGGCGCGGTCGATCTCGACCCGGTCGACGCCGCGATCCGCACCGACCTGGCCACGACCTACGAGCTCACCGGCGACGCGAAGGCGGCCTCCGAGCAGCGCGCCGTCGCGCTCGCGCTCGAGCAGGACTGGCTCGACGGGATCGACGCGAAGAGCGAGGTCGCGGTGCGCAACGAGGCCGACCTCGACGCCTCGCGTCCGATCTCGGAGCGCTTCGCCGCGCTCGTCCACAGCTTCGGCCGGCCGCGCGAGCGCGTCGCGCTGCTCGGCGTCGCAGAGGAGCGCGACGCGATGGGCGAGGCGCGGCAGTGGCTCTGGCCCTTCGTCGCCGACGTCGACGCGATCGAGGCCGAGCTGCTCGACGCGATCGGCGCGTCGCACGGGGTCGTCGCGACGCCGCGCATCGAGGACTACCTGGTCCCGCTCGCCGAGGACGCGCTCGAGTTCGACTCGCCCGCCTCGCTGCGGGCGGGCGCGATCGCCGACCTCAACATCGGCCTCGCCACGGATGCCGTCTTCGTCGCGCGCATCGCGCGCCGCGAGCGCGGCACGCGCGACATGACCGTGTGCGGGACGACCGACTTCTACGAGGTCGAGGTGCGCCTGCTCGAGGGCAGCGACGAGGCCGAGGCGGCCGCGCTGTCGAACGTCGCGTGCATCCCGGACGGCGTGGCGGCCTACGCGTCGCTGAACCTGCGCGCGCTCGCGATCTACGCGCTCTTCGTCGCGCTCGTCGTCTACCCGTTCGCGCGCGGCTGGGGCCGCGTCGTCGTGCGGGTGAAGCTCCCGCCGAAGACGAAGGCGCTCTTCTCCATCTCGCTGTCGAAGACCCCGCGCAAGCTCAAGGAGGTGACGGAGCCCGCGAACGGGTCGGCGCGCTACCGCATCGAGAAGTCGCTCAAGAGCCTCAACCGCTACGAGCGGCCGCTCGACCCCGACAAGCCCACCGTCTTCAACATGATCCCGGCGCGCCGCCGCGCCTTCTACGTGACGCTGCGCGGGCCGCTCCTCGACCACGCGACCGACGAGCTCGTCGGGAACTTCCTCGAGTCGCAGCAGGTGGTGGTGACGCGCGGGCGGACGACCGAGGTCGAGTTCGACCTCGCGCCGAACGAGGCCGCGATCCAGGTCTCGGTCTTCGACGGGAAGGAGCGGGCGAAGCAGGCGATCGTGACGGTCGCCGGCCGCCGGAACCTGACGCGCTACCTGAAGGAGGAGTCGGCCTTCCTCTACCTCGGCGAGGGCGAGCACACGATCGTCGTCAGCGACCGCAACCGCGTCGCCGAGCGCACGATCACCGTCGTGAGCTTCGACCCGCAGACGATCGAGGTCGATCTGTCGCGCGAGCACGAGGTCTACTTCACGGGCTGTCCGCCGGCGGCCATGCACTACCTCGAGGGCGACTACGCCGCGGCGGCCGACGCGCTCGAGCGCGCCGGCCAGGAGGGCATCGCGCACGAGATCCGCGCGCGCTGGCTGACGCGCACCGGTCGCGTCGCCGAGGCGACGCGCGAGCTCGAGGCGGCCGGCCAGCACGACGAGGCCGCGCGCCTGCGCGCCGCGCACGCGCCCGACGAGGCCGGCTCCGGCGAGCTCTACGAGCAGGCCGGCGACTTCGCGATGGCCGCCCAGCAGTACGAGCGCGCGGGCGACCGGGCCGCCGCGGCCCGCGCCTACGAGGCCGCGTACGACTACGAGAACGCGATGGAGTGCTACCGCGAGCTCGGCGAGATCGAGAAGGTGATCGAGCTGCTCGAGAAGACGTCGGACTACCTCGAGGCCGGACGCGTCGCCTACGACGCCGGTCAGCTCGACCGCGCCGTCTACGACTTCCAGCAGTGCGACAAGCGCCACCTCAACTACACCGAGGTGTGCCGGCTGCTCGCGCGCGTCCTGATCGACAAGGGCGAGCTCGACGTCGCGGCGGCGAAGATCGAGGAGGCGATCGCGCTCGGCGGCGAGGACAGCTGCCCGATCGACCTGCACCAGCGCTATGCGGAGATGCTCGAAGAGCTCGGTCGCGTCGACGAGGCGCTCGCCGCCTGGGAAGCCGTGCGGCGCCGCGACCTCACGCGGCCCGAGGCGAACACGCGCATCGAGGCGCTGCGCAAGGAGAAGGGGCGCATCGAGACGGCCGCCGCCACGCAGCTCGCGACGGCCGCCGCACCCGCGGCCGCGCCCGCCGTGGCGCCGACCGTCGCCGAGAGCCGCTACGAGGTGATCCAGGAGCTCGGTCGCGGTGGCATGGGCGTCGTGTTCAAGGCGCGCGACAAGCACCTCGGCCGCGTCGTCGCGCTGAAGCAGCTCACCGAGAACCTGAAGGACCACCCGACGGCCGTGCAGTTCTTCGAGCGCGAGGCGCGCTCGGCCGCGGCGCTCAACCACCCCAACATCGTGACGATCTACGACGCCGGCCAGGAGAACGGCACGTACTTCATCTCGATGGAGTTCATGGAGGGGACGCCGCTCGACGCGATCCTCAAGAAGCACGGCGCGATCAAGCCCGCGATCGTCGCGCGCCTCGCGACGCAGATCGCGGCGGGCCTCGACTACGCGCACCGCAACAAGATCATCCACCGCGACATCAAGACCGCGAACCTGTTCTTCACGAAGGACAAGATCGTGAAGATCATGGACTTCGGTCTGGCGAAGATGGTCGAGGAGGTGCGCCGCGGCGCGACCGTGATCGGCGGGACGCCGTACTACATGGCGCCCGAGCAGGCGACGGGCGAGAACGTCGACCACCGCGCCGACCTCTACGCGTTCGGCGTCACGCTCTTCCAGCTGCTCACGGGCGCGGTGCCGTTCGCCAAGGGCGACGTCACCTATCATCACCGCCACACCGCACCGCCCGATCCGCGCGGCCTCGTCGCCGACATCCCCGACGCCTTCGCCGAGACGATCCTCGCGCTCATGGCGAAGGATCCGGCCGACCGCATCCAGACCGCCGCCGAGGTCGGGCGCGTCTTCCAGGCCTGGATCGAGAGCGGCGCGAAGGGCTGA